The genomic segment ACATACTGCTATGAGGGTTTTCTGGCAAAAGCAGCCTTCATGCTACGGTATCCAGAGACAAGCAGGCGGACGCACCTATTCCTCCTGGCCGTGGCTCAGCGCTTTCCTCCAGGCCCTTGatggtaaaattatattatcctgCAGTCCATACTAAAAAGTctcagtgaataataaaaaaaaaaatattctattacTGACAAAGAATATTTACCAGGTACCCATAGGGTGTAAAACCCATATACAAGTTGTCCTCTATAACTGGTTACAATAGATTATATCAGtctaatgtaaaaattaaaatacactgGCTTTGCTTTGGTTGCCACTATCAGCATAAGACATGAAATAGTCTAGAATGAAAAGTGGTTTTAAatcttggataaaaaaaaattgtaaagaaaactTTCATCTTACAGTAAGTTCTTGGTGCTCAgacaacaaatgtatatatttttttagtgtttactgattatatctgttttattatttacattagacAGTTAATTTAACATAAGCAATTGgtgtttaatgtattttttcatcTGGTTGTAGATAATCTTGATATTTTCTGTTGCTATTCATAtgtcttctatctatcaatctgtctgtttatctgtgtatctgtctatttgtctgtctatctatttgtctgtctatctatttgtctgtctgtcagttttttatttatttatgtctgtcctatctgtctatctatctacctatctatctatctatttatctctatctatctatctattcttactatctatctatctaactgttctttttatctatatataccttgttcttattatcattatctacattttatatatttctcagtTTGTATGATAGCCGCACATAGCAAGCAGAAATGTCTATATTCCAGAAATCTATCAGACGTCGGTCGTTGGTTTTAATAGTCTAAAATTAGGCAAAGCTGGTGGTGCCATACATGAATGAGAACAAATAATGTATGAGGTATATTTGCCATATTTTGATGAACTATTGAGGTTTAGTTGCCATATTTTGATGAAATATTGAGGTTTAGTTGCCATATTCTGAGGAAATATTGAGGTTTAGTTGCCATATTCTGAATGAAATATTGTTGCTTTACCCTATAATTTTTATGAAGATTTAAAGTTAATACATGTTAGTTATAGCTATTGCTTTGTAAAATTGTTCTTTATCATTTATACTGTTTCTACATTTGCTGccatgaagaaaaaacaaatgaaagtgaATAATGGATTCTTTTGATACACAAAAATATCTGGTATCTTGACGGATGTTTTACTTTTCACACCTCTTTTCCAATTCATAGctctttctatcttatttctttctcatttgctAGTTCAAGAAGTAGAGGAATGAACTTTTTTCCTGTCTTTAACCCCTAAAAGAAAATACTTCAACTCAGGTGTGTGCGCACTGGACAGAGCAGAGCAAAAGTCATCCAGAAAAGGTGGACATATTACCCATATTATGGATATCCAAATTACAAACAATTTCTGTTCAAATAGGAGTTATCTTGTTGCTCTGTGCTTTGGTATTCTTTATGGGTCAAGtgcaacattaccattattattacttttattgttgtcttGTCTGTACTGACAAGGTGCATGGCAATGAGGTCTGGTGTTTAAACTGAATTGAATAAATAACTTTACACAATAGAATGTGTACAGTCTGATGAGTCTAATCTGACTGGAAGTGTCATGACATATGGCTCCTTTTGCTCTGTAGTTTTGGTTCATTTCATCTTAGTGCAGAAGATTTGTTGTTTAAGTATTATATCTTCTGTGGTATTTTACATCCGTTTTAACAGCCCTTTCTGGGTATGGCAAGGgagatatttccttttatttattatttttatgtggaaTGTTAGTGTGCCTTTTCTATCCAAACCACAACCCTCAACTTCAGCTGGCATGTGTTTTGGGTACAAAATTCAAAATGGGTGGTTCACATGTTAGTACTGCTTAGTGATGAACTTGCAAGTTGAAGGGACTACATAATTTTGCACTCTTGTGGTTAGCAAGATGTAGAAGTATTTGGCTCTTTTTGAATGATTCACAGGAAATGTTTTGCCTCAACTATGTGTGTGAATGAAATAGTTCAGAAAAGCCAGATTTATTTGCACTCTCTTGCTCTCTAGTTGCAATTAGTCTATAGCTAAAGCATGGCTTAATTTGGCTAATTAACCTGCAATGTACTGTATGTATTGTAATCTGGTACATCATACTGCATTTGTTAGAGGGATTCCACCATCATTTGTTGAAGTTCCTGTGCATGTTTATCTTGTCTCAAGTAATATTAAATGTTCTCTGGAATTTCCAGTTTTTTTCACATATTGCACACTAAGAGGCTGACCAAATTTGAAAACTGTGCAGTTCTCAGACGGAGAAATGAAGCCATGCAAGGTCATACTTGCATATGGATAAGTACACAGAAGGAAAAAATCAGTATATAATGGCAAGGAAAAAATCtgtgcatataatttatattttctgccttcatatatgtaataatgtgatGGTGTATGGGCAGCTGTAAGCTGCTGTAAGTTTATTTGTGATAATGCAAATGAAAATATTGTAAACATCACTGGTAAAGAAGTATAGTGTTCACTCTGTAAATTTTTAATTCTCAGAACTACCTCAATAAGTGAAATACAGAAGCATTGATATGTATCTGTATAGAAAAAATGGAACATTGCCACAGTAGGGAATGGAATAAGTAATTTTTGATTTGGCCAAAACTCCTCTTCAAATATAGtaacccattttattttttattctgtctgAAGAGGAGTGCTAGACAATCTTGAGACATGTTTAAGTCATTCCAAATGTGGCAGTATTTCATTTGATCCTTCATTGGTCTAAAAAGATTTACttaaagtatttaaatttttgctACAGCTGACCAGGTTAATTGATGAATATAATCATTTAAGGTACATGTGTATGCCTTTTtattaaatgcaaaataaatatacTTACCTCTTTCCATTTATTCCAAAAATGTCTGCACCTGATGGATGATGTTAGACAGAAGCATAAAGTCAGGTTGAAGAAAATATTTATCATGGAGGAAGCTGATATTGATACAGGAGAGGAACATGATATCAAGTTTGAAGACTGAATGGCTAAAAAAGACCCTGTGAATGTTCAGTATGTATATAGTCCTTTATAACAGGCAATTTAGGTGCAGTGTGTGACAGAACATTTTCATCTTTTGATTGGTCATGTCAAAATCCCATTTAAGCAGACCCTACAAATGCCAGATCTGTTTGAAGGCTTTTTAAATGCCATatcaatcagagagagagagagagagagagagagagagagagagagagagagagagagagagagagagagagagagagagagagagagagagagagagagagaatgaaaatgagaatgagaatcatGAGAAAGACAGATGATTCCAGTGTGAATAATTGTAGCACTGTGTTTTTAAGGGTTCAGAGGTTTAAGGTTCATTGCTGGAGCCATATGTACGAGAAACCCATTTGCTGTGCCCTAGGAAACTTTGTaatgcaaacaataaaaaaaaaaattggcattcCAAGTATTCAGATTTTGAAGTTagagttattattcttatacctgttgtgaaaaaatgataagagtatatattttttgcaatctcattttttgcatatttgcaaatatttgtttagattttatatatttttatgtgcatatctatattatttatacaaacgTTGCAGCCTTTATTATAAATGTAGTTAATAGTAGATTTTGTTTGTAATTAGAACACATCTTAAAGATGAAGAAATCATGGATgtcgaaacaaataaaaataagtttttgtCATGGATCAGTTTGACTCAGTCACCTGATaagtaaggtaaaaaaaatttttgttagtaAGGCAAAGATGCAATTAGCTTTCAGTTGACAGGTTAGTGATGGTAACTGTTTCATAACAGACTAATTGGTGATGATATTTGTTTGATGATTAAcaagttattgatgatgattttttgatAATTGTCAGTTgatgaaaatagagaaatgacTGATTGATGATATTGTCAACTAACTGGTTGgtgatcatattttatatatattcgtgttaTTACAACATTCAGCTAGTCATCACCATATGTGCAGTGGATGTTTCACCTCCCTTAAAAGAATGAGTATAGGAAATATTCGCTCTCTAGTACagcatttagttttcttttttggtcATTATGAGCAGTCTACAGTGTTCAGGGAAGgatttatttacaatttaatGCATTTGGGTTATGGTATTCAGTAATGTGAGACTATACTATGAAAGTGTCAGTTTGATTTTTAATGTCTGAGTCTTATCTGTCACAAAATGTCACATTTTTACGTTTCTTTTACTGTTATGGTTTGGTTAAGTCCATATTTGCTCGCAGACTACAGCTGGTCCTTTAAACTGATAAGGGATATGTTACCAATCCCTTTGTTAATGTTAAATGTTTGcagatgtgtgttgtgggtattatttttattagtagtagcactTTTCCTGCAACCCCCCTTTAATGCCTTgcttgttgttgtggtggtggggctTAGGAGACAGAAACTGGGGCCCTGTGTTGGGGATCActcctaccttggacctcagccctcgcctcaattaATTTCACATGGTCTCTTTGtctcccactttccttttccttctcttcttcatccccttctgtccacttcgtAAGGTGTGACAGCTGTGCTGAAGGGaagaaaggctgactttgtgtcaATCATGAACGGCCTCcaggagccatgggcacagtattcccttggttaattgtctAGCCCTTATCCCTCATAGGAACCCTGAGGGGTagacccttttctctccctcattatttcaggctcaccatagCCAATAATGAAGAGTTTTTATCTCATTAAGGGCATTAAGAATTGCCCCATCACAAATAGgttatctaaatttgatttcattggtttcccaacccctgcctctcctttgaccacggctctgacCACTGATGCTAATACCCCCTCCTTGATGTTTTCAATCAACTTGATCCATTCTGAATCACCCACCCAGGGCATTATCCAACCTTCAGaacacaccccttcctctctcgcaaCATCCATGCCatctactgcacagtcttcttcattgtctacacCCACCCCCCTTAtcactactcttcatccttattctcCCCCTACCTacagtactacctctctccatgCCACCCCATTTTCCTCCTGCCCtagtccttctactgcttccacctctacaAACATTTTGAATATCCTTTTTGGCCTGGCCAAATgggatcaattctttgtgatttccCCTACAgccctattcctgcccaacctctctcctcccttaatacctttaccagaactgtttccattttggccacccagccaaacactgGCTCACCACAACccgctgccctctatgtgcccaatcTGGTCATGACccattcaaattgctctgctTAGTCATGcacgtgtgccaattgtggtggttcccataatgtattttataggagctacTCTGCCTACAAgcttgagtctgaggtagcagttctcatattcaaactaggcctcactctatgTGACAGGAAGTATGCTGAcagggtttttctctctctacttattcCAAAATATGTACTTTGCTCCACtatcctcccatcttctcaagaaatctcagcatctcccccagtatctcttccctctaccctgaATGATCctatctgtactctctctctccacagtcaaattccttttccagtctaaatacagatactccaatctctaccacttccccagtgtctacacctcctccttttcattctacCTGTCGCACCAGACAATCTGAATGTTCCACTctcttctcctaccacatcctctcctatacccacctctccctctgctccttgaacacttattccctcttctctgccacataagaaaatctttgtttctcagacctccccacccaactcccctccagaaactcatGAAGACATGCAAAAGttcctaaacatgacccaagagaatgcTCCACTCCCTTATCCACCCTCTAATTCCTCTATTCCTATTTGCTCTtcatgctgatatccatcctcttcctcctcgagttcccccaacccctcttcctccAACTCACCCAAgaaacaccccatcctctcctcctccatgtgcaccaccattccttctttcttgtataaaaggtatgaatgagaatgattatcttcacaatacaagagatgtatttgactggtttcgattatatctttgtcagaaaataATCAATACAACCCCTtcatacatttcttgtattgtgaagatattcattctcattcataccttttatacatttgtcaacatgaatacagttcatccttcttccttcctcattatccttaccactcccacctAGATGCTCACATGACTCCCTTATGTCGCAACAATGTCTTTCTGTGGATCTCTCCCTTCCTGACTTTCTTCCCAATACTTCACCGCCTTCCCCTGTTCCCACATCTCATCCTCTGGATTCTTTTCCTACTTCTACAATTACTAATTTTTACCATATTAccctttgattgtttcataatggctcttttgcagttttcctcatacaGTGTCTTCCTTCCTCAGATACATACACCCCATTTGATCTGATCATCCTAACCCCAtccccttttacaaatccccaccatattccatttgctccccctCTATATCCTTCTCACTACCATTCTATCCTACAGCATTCTACATCCTTTGACACCTAACACATCTTATCTTGTTCATTAACTCATTaccaccctttttgccacaatactttactatATTTCTTCAAACCATTAAACATTAACCTTTTTCCTGAGACCATTGTATGTTATTAGATTAGAAAATCTAACTTGTTGCTATTCCTAATAAGTACATACACAAAGTACAATAACaccaatatattacatatgcatgtatttttttttttttgtgtgtgtgtgtgtgtgtgtgtgtgtgtgtgtgtgtgtgtgtgtgtgtgtgtgtgtgtgtgtgtgtgtgtgtgtgtgtgtgtgtgtgtgtgtgttgtgtgtgtgtgtgtgtgtgtgtgtgtgtgtgtgtgtgtgtgtcaaaaaaaaaaaaaagtatatgtatgtatgtgtaaaatatatatatatatatatatatatatatatatatatatatatatatatatatatatatatatatatatatatatatatgtatatgtaaatatatatgtatatatacttatatatttgtgtgtgtgtgcatgaatacacaAACCCTGAGATCTCAGTTAAATACACAAACTTCCTATTAATGTTTCTATAGAgtattcattttatgtttttcactTCAGTGCAGttgaaaattttaacaatatgGTGAAAGAATTAATGAGTTTACAAATAACATCATTGAAAAAGACCCTTGTTTGTAAGACAGATAGTTTATTTTAATGaaagcatatgaatatatttacaaaacaaaatgcatgtgacattatacatacacagatataatacactggtatttttttctttttataagatTAGCAAGTAATGACTCAAAGAAACTTTAATTATAGAATTTCTCTGTACTTCAACAAAAATACTTATAAATTACTTCTAAGACTTCTTGATGATACAGATATTGGAATCTTAGGAAAAATAATCAGCTATTTATTTTCGGCTTTCTGTATACCAACAAGTGCAACTGAGAGCAACAACCATCACTTACGTAAGGGCATTTGGAAGGCAATGTTATATTCCAAGTACATGTATCTTCTTGAAGTGCTGTATCAGTCTGACATTGGCGACAGTCCCAGCCCTCGCAAGCCTTTCCTGAATACCAGATTCGGTAGGAATTCCggtttctatcttctttttcctctttgactccccactcttcctcctagTTTTTCAATGGAAAGGTCTTTGGTGGATTGTTCTTATAAGGCTCATCCTTTCTCCAAGTGCAATGGATTCATCTATGGCATTTTGTTCATTTTGTGATGAATCTATAACTCCATTACTGCCAAGCAATTTGTACCTTATTTGCTTGATGTTCACGGTTTGTATCTGTATGTCAGGGTAGACTTTATGTATTTAATGTCTTTTGTTGGTTTCCTTTGAAAGTTTTTTATTTGTGAGGATACTTGACATTTCTTTAAATGTCTTTTTTGCTATggtaatgtgtgtttttgttttattgttgcatCTGCAGTTTTAGGTTAAGAGGCATTCAAAATAGTTGTAGTTCTTCTCTAATATGATCTTAAAGAatactataatttttgttttcttgaagTTAAGTGCTCTTATTCTGCTTTCTTCTGTCAGTATTCTCAATGGTTTCTAAACCGTTTTAGCTTTTTGCAAGAGGTATTGTGTGATGAGGCTATCTGATATCTTGTCCTGTTATAAGAGTGCAAAAATTGCTTTAAGGAAAttccatttttataatttattgcatACTGAAAAGATGGCTGTATTTGTTAACTGAGAAATTTAATACATACCTGAAGAACCCAACCTCTATCTAGAAATGCTTGATTCCCATATTTCGTTCAgtatttaagtaattaattattactttagaTGGTTATTGAGAGCAgttgatagaaatatatttttcagaaacaggaagtatatattgtatgaaaacATGAAAGCCTGAAAGACGATGGAATGAGAGGCAAAACCCATGGATGTATTATTTCCAAATCTAGTGAATGTAGACAGTACcctagatttaaaaaatttaatgccTGAGCTCTATATCCATTCTATCCCATGAGCTCAAGGCTGCCTTTTCCGTTGACCTGGAATGAATCTTTGTTGTCGGCAGTTTTAGGAGATCGGCAATACTGTCGAACTGCTGGTGAAGCCTTTGCTTGAGGAACTCGTACAGCTCATATTCGAGGGCCATCTTGTCTTTGAGGATCTTGAGTACTGTTTCGGAGACTGGCTTGTACTTCTTTGGATTCTTGTTGACTGTACGTTGGTCCTTGAATCCTGAAGGAAAATGATGGAGTGCTTTAGCTATGGGGTTCAAAAGTCTGCTTGTTAAAGTTCAATCATTTTTTCTATACTAAACCACTTGTGTCTATAATGTTACAATTTTTGCTTTTTCATATGAATTTAATTTATGTCTATTATTTAGAAAATttactaaagaaagaaaaaaagtacagtATTAGCAACAGGGATTTCAAAACTCTTATGTATGAATATCTTATCTCATGTGACATACAAAAAATGGTGTTTTCTTCATTACTTATCACTGCTTGTACACAAAATATAACTAAGTCCACATCTCTAACACTCTACCAGTTcacagaaaaatattatattacaaatattataaatactgtGAATACATCATCATACAAATCTTATACCCATCTACCTGCTTCCCAATATCGCTGCTGAACACCCTGGAAGAAGCTGGGTAGGAAATGCTCAAGGACTGCCAGTGTTGTGTTCCAGTGCTCCACGAGGCCGATCACGGAATATTCATATTCTGCGTTGAATTTCGCCTTTTGTAAAGCCCATGAATTACCGTGTTTTCTGAATGATAGAGAGGGTAGATTAGGATTACTTAAGTATGCAGTTTTAAATCAAAGTGAAGGTActtttttttggcttgttttgAATGATACTGATGGTAAAATTTAGAAGTttgtatacattaataattaGGGTAAGTGGGTAAGAGGATATGGTCAGTTTTAGTACAGTCTCTTAAATAAATAAAGGCTGTATGAAAGGTAAACGCTTAAAATAATAAGCATATACATGCCTAGctgtatatgcatgtacttaCCTTTTTCAATAcctatacaaatatctatatatatatcgtgtcacAGATTACATATAAACTGCCTCTAatactcatttctctttctttctttctctctctctctctctctctctctctctctctctcttctctctctctctctctctctctcctctctctctctctctctctctctctcctctctctctctctctctctctctctctctctctcctctctctctctctctctaacaaaaaaaaaatccttacaggCAATAGTCGTGCTGTCCGCACAGGAAAGGAATGGCCGAGATGAAGTCCTCAGATCCTTCTCGAAATGCACACTCGGGGTCCTCCTTCAGTACGCAGTCCTCGAGTTTCTTCCAGTACCACTTGCGTCCTGGGGAATAAGGGAAGGCTGTTGAATGGGGTGGAATGTGAATCCAGGAAGGTTATGGCAGGTGGCACCCAGGTCTGATGTTTGATAGTTTGGTACTGGATACTGTtgccaaaaatttatatacatactgtgtatatacatacatgcagacaggcaggcaggcaggcaggcaggcaggcaggcagacgcactgacacagacagacacaggcagacacacacagacacacacacacacacacgcagacacacacacacacacacaaacacacacacacacacacacacacacacacacacacacacacacacacacacacacacacacacacacacacacacacacacaccgcaactcAGCGCAAAGCAACACAACactactctgtatatatatatatatatatatatatatatatatatatatatatatatatatatatatattgtgtgtgtgtgtgtgtgtgtgtgtgtgtgtgtgtgtgtgtgtgggtgcgtgcgtgcgtgctttggtgtgtgtcgtgtgtgtgtgtgtgtgtgtgtgtgtatacatatatatatatatatatatatatatatatatatatatatatatatagagagagagagagagagagagagagagagagagagagagagagagagagagagagagagagagagagatagatagatatagatatagatatacataaacacatttaacatttaaacatttaacaCTCAGTACCCATAACCATCCATACAACCACCCACCTCACCCTGTCACCCAAACACATAcgcccccctgcctccctccactccctcacaCTCTCACCCAAACACCATacacccccgccctccccctccacacacacacacacacacacacacacacacacacacacacacacacacacacacacacacacacacacacacacacacacacacacacacacacacaccctaatcaACATCCACCCATCGACCGACCTGTTCCCGGCTGCTGTCGCTCCCTCGCCGACATTTCGCTCTTGACTCGGTCGCTGTCGACGCGTTTGAAGCGAAAATACGAGATGAACTTGTCCACAGGGTCGCGCGCCAGAGTCATGTAGGCCGGGCGGAGTTTCACGTATGGGCTGTGGGCGGTTTTGAACGTGGATGAACAGGAAGGAAAATAtatggttggggaggggggaaggagggggaggtgaatgagtgtgatggtggtggtggtggtgataggggcatgatgaaatatgtaatataaaaccaCAGTTCTATCAATCTGTTGCTTGTTTCAATGATCTGACGATCTTCAGAACTAAAATTTAGGAAggcacttttgtgtgtgtgtgtgtgtgtgtgtgtgtgtgtgtgtgtgtgtgtgtggtgtgtgtgtgtgtgtgtgtgtgtgtgt from the Penaeus monodon isolate SGIC_2016 chromosome 35, NSTDA_Pmon_1, whole genome shotgun sequence genome contains:
- the LOC119595010 gene encoding heparan sulfate 2-O-sulfotransferase 1-like — encoded protein: MHFTLKWRRWRNTDNANTIVGIIRYIPYVACVISLKIYVMMLLVHKRDYAPDYADYDDYAARLGSERQPASRIDPTTTTTTEPEDPFWDEKQRVLSRLNDTALQPSAFNRTPDTIWLFYNRIPRTAGQTMVSLLKSLAGDLDYQHQEHVYRTPWQRLMSEEEQKNLATWFEYNFWPKSYDRFSLFINFTEHRSPYVKLRPAYMTLARDPVDKFISYFRFKRVDSDRVKSEMSARERQQPGTGRKWYWKKLEDCVLKEDPECAFREGSEDFISAIPFLCGQHDYCLKHGNSWALQKAKFNAEYEYSVIGLVEHWNTTLAVLEHFLPSFFQGVQQRYWEAGFKDQRTVNKNPKKYKPVSETVLKILKDKMALEYELYEFLKQRLHQQFDSIADLLKLPTTKIHSRSTEKAALSSWDRMDIELRH